From one Lotus japonicus ecotype B-129 chromosome 3, LjGifu_v1.2 genomic stretch:
- the LOC130747563 gene encoding auxin-induced protein 15A-like gives MGFHLHAIRRASFTAIQGSSKSAKVPKGYLAVYVGEKQKRFVIPLSYLNQPSFQDLLCQSEEEFGYEHPMGGLTIPCNEDVFHQITSRLNGL, from the coding sequence ATGGGTTTCCATTTACATGCTATTCGACGAGCATCATTCACTGCTATCCAAGGAAGTTCAAAATCTGCGAAAGTGCCTAAGGGTTATCTTGCAGTATATGTTGGAGAAAAACAGAAGCGGTTTGTGATTCCGCTATCATACTTGAACCAACCTTCATTTCAGGACTTGCTGTGTCAATCTGAGGAAGAGTTTGGATACGAACATCCCATGGGTGGCCTCACAATTCCTTGCAACGAAGATGTCTTCCATCAAATAACTTCTCGCTTGAATGGGCTCTAA
- the LOC130747573 gene encoding auxin-induced protein 15A-like: protein MGFILPGIRRIASKAVGVPKGYLAVYVGEKMKRFVIPISYLNQPSFQELLRQAEEKYGYVHPMGGLTIPCREDAFLDLTSRLN, encoded by the coding sequence ATGGGCTTCATCTTACCTGGTATTAGAAGGATCGCTTCCAAGGCTGTTGGAGTCCCAAAAGGCTATCTTGCAGTCTATgttggagagaaaatgaagcGGTTTGTGATCCCCATTTCATACTTGAATCAACCTTCATTTCAAGAACTACTAAGGCAAGCTGAAGAAAAATATGGATATGTTCATCCAATGGGTGGTCTCACAATTCCTTGCAGAGAAGACGCTTTCTTAGACCTGACTTCTCGCTTGAATTGA
- the LOC130747571 gene encoding auxin-induced protein 6B-like: MGFRLYAIRRASFTASQAASKSVKVPKGYLAVYVGEKQKRFVIPLSYLNQPSFQDLLSQAEDEFGYDHPMGGLTIPCSEDIFQQITANLNGL; encoded by the coding sequence ATGGGTTTCCGTTTATATGCTATTCGACGAGCATCATTCACTGCTAGCCAAGCAGCTTCAAAATCAGTTAAAGTGCCAAAGGGCTATCTTGCAGTGTATGTTGGTGAAAAACAAAAGCGGTTTGTGATTCCTTTATCCTACTTGAACCAACCTTCATTTCAAGACTTGCTGAGTCAAGCTGAGGATGAGTTTGGGTATGATCATCCCATGGGTGGCCTCACAATTCCATGCAGTGAAGATATCTTCCAACAGATAACTGCTAACTTGAATGGGCTCTAA
- the LOC130747567 gene encoding auxin-induced protein 15A-like: protein MGFRLTGIKKALLAANRASSKAVDVPKGYLAVYVGEKLKRCVIPISYLNQPSFQDLLSQAEEEFGYDHPMGGLMIPCSEDVFQHMTSHLNRL, encoded by the coding sequence ATGGGTTTTCGTTTAACCGGTATCAAAAAGGCATTACTTGCTGCAAACCGAGCATCTTCAAAAGCTGTGGACGTGCCAAAGGGCTATCTTGCAGTGTATGTTGGAGAGAAACTGAAGCGGTGTGTGATCCCCATATCATACTTGAACCAACCTTCATTTCAAGACTTGCTGAGTCAAGCTGAGGAAGAGTTTGGATATGATCATCCCATGGGTGGTCTCATGATTCCTTGCAGCGAAGATGTCTTCCAACATATGACTTCTCACCTGAATAGGCTATGA